DNA from Thermococcus bergensis:
AACAGAACATCTTTGCCATCTATTTCAATTATCTCAATGTAGTAAACTTTTCTTGTCCTGAGTCTTCTCTTAACGGCACTCCTTAGAGGAGGCCTTTGAATTATCTCACCTTCAAACTCCTTCATAACCGCCCTTATTTTCTCCTCTGGAACCTCCCCGTGGAGATGCATAAGAGCAACATACTCTTTACCTGCCGGTAAAAGTGCCTGAACAACTCTTGTGGCCCTTTCCAGAGCTACGGGCAAAACTCCAGTAACTTTTGGATCAAGAGTTCCACCGTGACCAGCTTTTTTAAGGTTCAGAAGTTTTTTAATCCATGCAACCACTTCATGGCTTGTAGGTCCGGGAGGTTTGTCAAGGTTTATGACCCCGAATTGCATGTGCATCTCAATCGGTCTTTTTTCTGGAGGAAGGCCCCATTTTGAATTGGTCTCGGCGTTTTCGTCCCTAACAACAACCTCTCTCTTAATATCAGCCGGGAGCATTAGCTTTCTCTCTCTTCTCTTTTCTTTCGCCATCGGTATCACCCAATGAGCGTTATCGAAGTTAATACCCCTCTTCCCTTTATAAAGGCTTAGGCGGAGCAGTAAAGTTATACTTGAAAAACCTCAACAACATGATAACTCAAAAAGTCTCTGATTTCGGGAGTAAGATTTATTTTGCTCACCTATCTTTACTTTAATACTCGACTCGGCAATTCAACCGAATAGTTCCAAAAGACAACACTAAAACCCCTGACGGTTTTCACATAAATAGATACTGTTAGGATAAGCTGTGGGGTGTCAGGTTTAAGTTACTGGCAGTACTTTAGAAAAAGAAGGGGGAACATGAAGTCTGAAACCATTATTTACTGGGTGGTTTCAGCCTTAAAACCCTTTCGTCGCAACAAAATCCCACCAGAAAAGAAAATCAGGGGAGTAGAATTATACCTGCGAGGCCTCAGTTACCGGCAAACCGCCAGAATACTCAAAATCAGTCACGTAACAGTCTGGGAGGCAGTCCAAAAACTCGCAGAAGCAGTTTACAAGCCAAAAATCCTCGCAGTCAAAAAACAGCGAAACTTCATCGCAGTTGACGAAACAGTAATAAAAATCAACGGGAAGAAAAGATACCTCTGGGCTGCAATTGACGTTGAGAGCAAGGAAGTTTTAGCAGTCTGGATTACGACTGTTAGAAACTGGTGGGTTGCCAGGGATTTCATTCTGGTTGTTTTAAAGTCGTGTGAAGGGCAGCCTGTCTTTCTGGTTGACAAGGCGAGCTGGTATAAGTCTGCTTTTAAGAGTTTGAGGTTGGGTTATCTGCATGTGACTTTCGGGCCGAGGAACAGTGTTGAGCGTTGGTTTAGGACGTTGAAGGAGAGGACGAAGCGTTTCTGGAATAATTTCAGGAGTGAGGACTGGAGGAGGGTTCATAGGTTTGTTTTTCTGTTTGCCTTCTGGTATAATTTTGTCAGAATTCATTCTAGTTTTGGTGATCCGCCTGGTGATGTTACTGAATGGCTTCAGGAGGTGATGCCCCAGTTATCCTAACAGTATCCATAAATAAGTGAGAAAATAAATAAGTGAAAATTGCTTATTTGAAATATTTGCCAAAACTACGGTGTAATAGGCTAATCCCTACTATCGAAAACACAACAAAAGATATCATTTCAGAAATAGGAATTTCTATCCCAAATAATATATTCCTAATTAAATCCGCACCAAATGAAATTGGATTAATTCTTGCTAATGTTTTGAGAACAGCTGGCATTAAGCTTACCGGATAATATGCGGTACTTATAAATATCATCGGCAAAAGGAATAATGAAGTTAATGAGTTAAAGCTTTGTTCTTCCCTCAAACTTGCTGCAATCCCCATCATAAATATTCCTACCGCAAAACTGCTAGAAAAAATTGCTAAAAATAAAACTGGAATATTATCAATTGATAGATATAACTCAGAACATATTGTTAATTTTGCAAGTAATAGGAACATTAATGCGTTAAAAGCTGAAAGTAATGAATGAATCAGTATTTTTACAAAAGGTACAAGCGATTTATTCATAGGAAGTGAAAGAAGGTCAAGTAAAGCGTGAGATTTTCGTTCTATAAATACTCTAGTAGCAGAGTTCAGTGATGAGTATATTACAACTAACATTATTATTCCGGGCAATATATAATTTAAATAAGATACCCCATTTATGGATGGCATGCCCTTATTCAGAGTATATCCAAAAACAAAAAGGTACATAAGAGGGGACAAAAAGGACGCTATCATAAAACCTACACTTCTTTTGTAGCTTAGAAGTTCTCTTTCAATTAATATTAATGTTTGCCCCAACATCACTTTTCTCCCTCCACCAATTCTACAAATATTTCATTCAAATCCTTTCCAGCATATCCTATTTCCTCTACTATACATTCTTCAAATAGAGATGCTAGTTCAGAGATTTTATATTGTGTGGGCGTCTCAAAATAAATTTCATTATTCTCCACTCTTGTCACGTTAAATCCAAGAACTTTGACCTTTTGAAGGAATTGTTTAGGAAAACCACACTTAATTCTATACAGCCGATCTATTCTGAAGTTACTCTTTAGATCAGATAACGCCCCATCAAAAATAATTTTTCCATTTTTTATAAAAATTATTTTATCACATAAATTTTCAACATCTTCCATATTATGAGTAGTGAGTATAATCGTCTTCCCATCCTCTTTTAGCGTCTTTATTATATTCCAAAGTTTTAGTTTAAAACTTGGATCACTTCCAGCAGTAGGCTCGTCTAAGATGATAAGCCTCGTACTTTCTGTTACACTAGCAAGACATCTTGCCACTTGAACTTTCTTTGCTAGACCTGGGCTTAGCTCCAAGAACAATTTTCTTCTATGTTCCTCAAGATTGAATGACTTAATATATTCTTCAGTTTTTATCTTTGCTCTTTTTTTAGGTATCCCCCTAAGACGTTGGTATAGATAAATATTTTCTTCAACAGTTAAAAAGGGATCTCCCGTAGCTTCTTGATGAGCAACAGCAATAAGTTGCTTAGCTTCAGTACTCTTTTTCAATACATTCATTCCAAATATTTTAACGTATCCGCTCCAGGGTTTTAGAATTCCTAATAATGTCAATATTGTTGTAGTTTTACCTGCACCATTGGGACCCAAATACCCAACTATTGTACCCTCGTCTATATTGAAACTTATCCCCTTTAGAATCTCTGTCTTTTTGTACCCTACTACTAAATTAGAGACTTCTACAGCAGCGTTCATAAATTATCACCTATCCGGATCTTTAAAAATTCCAGTGTAAGATCTTTATATAATTCTAAAATTTCTTTAGTAATATAAGAGCACGTTCTGTTGCGCAATTTCTCATCTCTTAATAATCTCAATGCAGTACACCCCCCTCCACAAAGTAGTGCATATGAACATTCTTTACAAGGCAGAGTTAATATACAGGTTTCTCTCCATTTTTTAAATGAATCATAAAATTGCAAATTTGGAATAAATTTCCCAACAGAAAATTCCTTTATGCCTACTACCACATCACAAGGATATATATCGCCATATAGATCGAAAACATATTGGTTTATATTAGCTTCACAATGTCTAAATTTGGGGAAGTATACGTTATTTTTATTGATTAAGTAATTTAATGACATTGCAAATGAATGGCCAGTAATTATTACCTCTTTAATCATCGAGGGGAAGTTCCTAACAAGGTACAATAGAGATTCCAATTCATTTTTTATACCTTCGGTTAATAAAGATTGATCAAGGTAGTTATACACTGACATAACATACAAGTGAACGTTTTTTCTCTTGAGAATACCAATCTCTTTTAAATAACAGTATAAATTATACACTGAGTTCTCTTTTCCTCGATGAACATGAATTCTTAACGCTATATGTGTCTTAGTGCTTATCTCATCAAGTAGAGAGCATAGATTATTTATTATAATATCAAAAGTCCCCTTTCCATTTGGGAATATTCTATATTTATCATGAGTGCTCTTATCTCCATCAAATGTAATCTGAATTGAATTAAATTCTTTAAGTAATGAAAGATAATGTGGTATTCCAACACCATTACTTACAACATTAAGAGCTAAATTTTGTTCTCTGCTTTCTTTTACTATTTGAGCAATAATATCAAATTCTCTTTTAATTGGAAGTAGTGGTTCACCCCCGAATATTGTTAATATAGACTTTACATTTGATTTCTTTGCAGCTTCTATTAGGTTTATTGCATGAAATAATTTCGATAAAGCTTTTTCAGAAATAAATTCAGGATCTTTTTTGATGCCCTTTTCATAGCAATATGTACACGTTAAATTACAATAATATGTTGGGATTACCATATAATGAAGTGGTAATGATTTCTCCTTTCTTATGAAATCTAAATATGCTCTCTCAACGTCTTTATTAAACTCATCTTCCGAACGGTATAACAACTTATTTTTTAACAAATCATGTATAGTATCACTACAACTTGAGTTTTCAGGATTGAGTAGATAATAGTATTCATTTCTCTTTAGCTTGTATATCTTGCCATGTAACGTATCCAATATAATGTAATTCCCTTCCTCTACGGGAATCTGAACCAAGTACTTATTAGTCTTCATAGCCATTACCCCATAAGCTTGTAATAGTTATCTATGAAATTCAGTTTTTCTTGCAAATTGGGAGTATTGAACCAATAAAACGAGACGTATATTGGAGGATGTTTTAAAATTTCCTCAACAATTTCTTGAGGTAAGTCTTGAGTTGATAATATAGTGTGCGAATATATGTTAAAGTATAATGGTTTTATTATGTCGTTCTCATATTTTTTCCGCAGTTCTGACATTGGTAAAGGTGCTAATCGTGAAAATCTAGTTTGTACCCCAAAATAATCCAAATATGTTATTGCATAAAAAGTTTTCAGGAAATCCTCGAAGTCTTCAAATGGATATCCCCAAATGAATGAAGCAGTAACATTTTTAATATAATCTAACGAGTTTATTACTACCTCTATAGCTTTGCCTATTGTAAAACCTTTATTTATTAAACGTAATATCCTATTACTCCCTGATTCAATACCATAAAATATCCCCTTACATCCAGAATCCATCAATGAAGTAAGAACATTATTATCTACTAAGTTTACTCTACCGAAGCAGGCATATTGTATGTCCAAGTCTGATTTCTGTATTTGCTCAGTAATTGAAAGAACTCTTTGTTTATTCAATGTAAATGTATCATCCGTAAAATGAATGTTCTTTACCCCATAATTTTCATTCAATAGTTTTAACTCCTCAATAACCCTTGAAACTCCTTTATAGATAACTTTCCGACCCCATAAGGGAGCCACATCACAAAAAGTGCATCTAAATGGACATCCACGAGATGTGTCTACAGTGACTTGATAATATTTTTTAAGGTTTATAAGATGATAAGCTGGAAATGGCAAAGCATCTAAGTCCTGAATCCTTTCTCTTTTTGGGGTTACTATAACCCTATCTCCATGCTTAAATGCAATCCCTTTTATATTAAGCAAATCCCTAGGAGTATATGAAATACCATTTCCTATAGTCCTCATTAACTCAAGTAGAGTGTATTCCCCTTCTCCAATACAGACGATATCTACACTGTCGTATGTGCTAAGCAGATTGTAACACACCTCTGATGGACCAGGCCCCCCAAGTATTATAATCTTTTCTGGAGTAATAGATTTTGCATATTTGGTAGCTAGCATGACCCATGGCAGTGAGTCCGTCATACATCCAATACCAACTATCTTCGAGTCAATGTTAGCTATAGTCTCACCAAGATGTTTATACCCCCATTTGTGTTTATAAAAAATACCCTAGTTCCCACCACCTGTGAAGTTGTATAATCTGTCCAGATTCACGGCCAGAATCGCCCCTAAAATCCTGACAGCTAACCCCCTCAAACTAACACTCCTGCTCGGCCTCAGAAGAAACTCAGAAAACTTCGAAAACAAAGTCTCAATCCTCCTGCGAAAGTCAGACAAGTACTTGTAAAACTTCTTCTCCTCCAGATTACTAACCTGATTCTCCCGCTTCACCGGCGTGTAAACAACGCCAAACTTCAGGAATTCCTCCTGAAGTTCTCTACTAACGTAACCCTTATCCAAAAACAGAAAACAGCCAGAAAACTCCTCAACAATCACCCAGAACTTTTCCCTGACAACACTCACATCATGCTTATTCGCCGGATCAACGGACAGCAAAGCCAGCAAATTTCCATCAGAGTAACAGGTCAGCTTGTACCCATAGTAAAACTTTTTTTAGAGGGAACAAACCCAACTGCGGGCTTTTCAGAGATGACTTCTGAAGAACCCTCCTTATCCTTCCTGTTTTTTCTGGCCAACTCCTTGGTCTGAATGGGCTTTGAGTCCAGTATTCTAACGTATTCTCTGGCGTGTTTTTTGAATAATTCTTCCTGCGCTAGGAGCAGGAGTTTTTCGTGCCTGTTCAAGCGTTCTGTTAGTTTGTTGTACCTGATTTTGGGGAACAGCTTCATTTCTTCGATTAGGACTCTGTAAGCGTGCTTGTAAACTCCGTTAAAGTGCAAGTGTGCTAGTATTGCGAAGGTTATTAGGTCGTAGAGGCTGATTATTTCCCTGTGAGTGTTTTTCGGGTAGTGTTTGCTGATTATCGGATAGATTTCGGATTTTATGATCAGGATTTCCTGCTGAAAGTTCATAACAACCACCAATCAACCAAAAGACTTAAGTGCTTATAACTCTAACGATCTAATGGGAACTAGGGTAAAAAATATATTGGTAATCAATAACATCAACATCAAAATTATATTTCTCAAGAGTACCAGCCAGATATAAAATTCCAAGCGGAGTTTGAGGTTTAGACGATGATGAAACTACATTTATTAAAGTAATATCGGGCATTTGCTAAACCTCCTGCTTATTATTCTTTAAAAAGTTGAGATATTTCAAAGCTTGTTTATCAGCAGGATTGAGTTTCAAAGCATAATGGAGGTATTTGTGAGCTGTATCTAATTTATTATCCTTTAGGTATATTATTCCTAAGAGAACATAAGATTTTGAGTAGTTTGGACTTAGAGCTATTGACTTTTTCAAATATGTTATAGCGCTATTGTAGTCCTCAAGGGAATAATAGGATAATGCAATTAAGTATAATAATTTAGCCCGAATAAAATCTGAAGTAGGAGGTAACGAGGACAAAGCCTTGAGATAAGACGCAATAGCCTTTTCATATTGTCCTATGTAAGATTCTAAATTACCTAGTTCAAAATAAAGTTTCCATACACTATCCTTATATTTAGCTAAATACATAGAAGATTGAAAAACTTCTTGGAGTTGCTTCTTAAAAGCTATAGCTTCACTTATTTTGTTGTGCAATATTAGGATTCTGAGATATTTAGCAAAGAGAAATGGTGGAATATCATGTTTTATATATTCCTTAAAAACTCTGTTTAGAAGTAGATTACATTTCTCAAAATCTTTTTGTAGAATATAGACATTAAGTAATTTATTAATTACTTTTAAATTTTTTGGATCTTTTTCAAACAACATTTTAAGGTATCTTTCTCCTTTCTCTACATCACCCAGACATAATAATAAATATCCTTTGCAATATATATCCCCATCAACGTCTTTTTTTGGTATATCATCTCCCAACTTATCTAGGTACCCTTTAATCACTTTTTGCCCCCTCCAAGTGAAGTTAAAAAATAAAATAATAAAATTCAGTCAGAATCTGTACTTATAAATGCCCAAACTTGGAGACAACACGTCAATAATGTGGCGTCGTTTAAAGTTTCTGTAATGGCAGATTTGACATCAAACTCTTCCAACTCTTATCACCTCCGAAAATTTTACATACTCAATAAGTTGTTTTTATATTTAAAATTTTCTTACCCTAGTTCCCATTAGATCGTTAGAGTTATAAGCACTTAAGTCTTTTGGTTGATTGGTGGTTGTTATGAACTTTCAGCAGGAAATCCTGATCATAAAATCCGAAATCTATCCGATAATCAGCAAACACTACCCGAAAAACACTCACAGGGAAATAATCAGCCTCTACGACCTAATAACCTTCGCAATACTAGCACACTTGCACTTTAACGGAGTTTACAAGCACGCTTACAGAGTCCTAATCGAAGAAATGAAGCTGTTCCCCAAAATCAGGTACAACAAACTAACAGAACGCTTGAACAGGCACGAAAAACTCCTGCTCCTAGCGCAGGAAGAATTATTCAAAAAACACGCCAGAGAATACGTTAGAATACTGGACTCAAAGCCCATTCAGACCAAGGAGTTGGCCAGAAAAAACAGGAAGGATAAGGAGGGTTCTTCAGAAGTCATCTCTGAAAAGCCCGCAGTTGGGTTTGTTCCCTCTAAAAAAAGTTTTACTATGGGTACAAGCTGACCTGTTACTCTGATGGAAATTTGCTGGCTTTGCTGTCCGTTGATCCGGCGAATAAGCATGATGTGAGTGTTGTCAGGGAAAAGTTCTGGGTGATTGTTGAGGAGTTTTCTGGCTGTTTTCTGTTTTTGGATAAGGGTTACGTTAGTAGAGAACTTCAGGAGGAATTCCTGAAGTTTGGCGTTGTTTACACGCCGGTGAAGCGGGAGAATCAGGTTAGTAATCTGGAGGAGAAGAAGTTTTACAAGTACTTGTCTGACTTTCGCAGGAGGATTGAGACTTTGTTTTCGAAGTTTTCTGAGTTTCTTCTGAGGCCGAGCAGGAGTGTTAGTTTGAGGGGGTTAGCTGTCAGGATTTTAGGGGCGATTCTGGCCGTGAATCTGGACAGATTATACAACTTCACAGGTGGTGGGAACTAGGGTATTTTCTTAAACTTTTAGTTCACATCTAATGGTTTTTTTTCTCTCAAAATAAAGTAATTCTCTAAAGACTTCTTTTTTCAAAATCAAGAAAGTATGAAAACTTTTAGAGTGTTAGTAGTAATTCCTAAGAACTCAACACATAAACAAAAAAATATTCAGAGCAATATATAATAAAAAGAAAAACAAAAATTTCACTCTAAACTTATTCCCGCTTTTTCCAAAGCTTGCTTAACAGCCTCGTCGTCGGCGCCTCTCTCAATGTTAACCTTCTCTGGAAGAGGCTCAAGGTGCTTGATGTTCATCCTTCTTCTCTTCACTTTGTTCAATCCAGCGCCGGTAACGAGGACGAAGTTCTTGTCGATTATGTCAACAACAACTACCTTTTGTCCAGCCCTTCTTCCGGCAATAACAACGGCTAGCCTTCCAACATCAATTGCTGGCATTCATCCCACCTCCATCTTTTTTATTTCCCCGTGTCGCCATCGGGGTACAGGTGGTCGATGGCGGCCTTCACAATGGCGAAGACCCCATCGGGACCCCAATTGGCAGTGTTAATAACCAAATCATAAACTGAGAGATCGTTAATGTCAATCCCGTATAGGTTTAAATATCTTTTCCTATTTTGCATTTCCCTCTCGGCAATCTGCATGAATGCCTCCTCAACACTTATGCCCTCTCTCTTTGCTACACGCTGAGCCCTTACTTGAATCGGTGCATCAAGCCATATCTTTAAATCGGCATTTTTTACCATCCATCCAGCCAAACGACCCTCAATAACTACGTTGCATTCTTTTGCCGCTTCTACTTGTCTCCTATCAACTTCCCTGTCTATTTCTGGGTGCATTTCAGCATATTTCTGGAATTCTTGGAGAGACATTCCCATCTCTTTTGCCATTTGTCGAAATATTAAACCGGCATAAACGTGCTTAAAGCCGTAGTGTTTAGCTAGATTCCTGCAGAGAGTTGTAGTACCACTTCCTGCCAATCCGCTCACTGTGATCACTAGACATCCCTTAGGCATGGTGCATCCCTTTCGTCCAAGGTTAGAGGGCAGCCCTTACCTGAGCCTTCATAACTCTGCGCATGCAGCTTGGGCAGAGGTGTGGCATAGGCCTCTCGGGTCTTTTTTTAGTCTTGGGGAGCTTTCTTAACTCACTTGATCTTCCCCTTGGGATTCCGTTTAGTGGTCTTCCGCACATTGCACAGTGTGCTATTTTTGGCTTCTTCTTTTCAAAGTGTATTACAGTCCTTCCACCCGGAGTTCTAACGTACTTTCTTCTCCATGATCTTGACCTGTACATTGGTTTCATATTTCTCACCCCGCTTAGCTTTTTTGTGCAGCATTTTTAAATTTAACTAATATGAGTCCAAGAGCTTTCTTAAAACCTGCCCGACAATCATTGATGTTAGGATGTACCATCCGATATAGCCCAACTCGTTGGCTTGGAGGGAAGAGTGGTAAAATCTGTGGAACCAGTCAAAGAGGAAAAAGTTGAAAGGTGACTTCACGATTGCTGTTTCAACATACCACCTTCTCATCCACCCAAAGAATATGAAGAATATCGGCATTGTAAAGAGCATTGGTTTAAACATTGAGTCTTTCATAACTTCATTTTGAAGCTTTAAAAGTTCCAGCTGCTTTTGTTGAAGCTTTCTTAATTTCTTCTCATCTTTTGCTTTTTGAGCCTCTTTCCACTCCTTCTGAAATTCCCTGCTCATTTTTTGTAGTTTTTTCATTTTTTCTTGGTCTATCAGTATGTGATTGACTAATGTGAAAAAGGCACCAAGTATAATTCCCGAAATTGTTACTACCCACATTGGGTGAGCATTGGTAACTAAAGGACCAAATACTTTGTCAAGTGCCAGGTATATTCCCTCAAGCATCTTCCTCCACCGCCAGATCAAGTATTTTTACCAATTCATTAACGGCCTCTTCCAAACCTTTATCCTCATGATTTTCAATTATCTTTATAAGTGCATTGGAATGCATTGCATAGCTTATTGCGGCAGCCCTATTTAAATCCTGATGTCTCTGAATTTGTTCCTCAGTTTCAACATCCCTGTCTCTTTTCAGATCTCTTAATCTTCTTCCGAGTATTTCACTAGGCGTCGCCTCTATTATAACAACAAATCTCGGGTTTATGACCTCAATTACCTCCTTAGGAAAGCCGAGCATATACCCCAAAGGCGTTTTTATTGTAGCATGAGTATCGAGCAGTACGGGTTCTTCTCTAGATATCTCAAGGATTCGTTGGGCAGCTTTAAGCTGCAATTCCCTCTGCACCTTCAAGCTCAGTCTCCTCATTTCGTCTCTGTGAGTAACTAGCTTCGCCTTGACTGCTTCCTCGAACATTATATCCCCAAAGTTAACTACCCTAAATTTCGCTCGAGTCCTTTTCAAGGCCAGTTTTGTGATTGTGCTCTTTCCTACCCCCGGGATTCCCGTAATGACCACCACAAATGGCATATTCTATCACCCTGATCAAAACTCGCACTCCAAAGAGTGAAAGAAAAATTGGTTTATAAGGTTTTTTAGAAAATGGGGCGTGTTTATAGTAACCTTTATTAGGGTTTTTGCCGAATTCTTTCAGGTGGTTGCCGTGATCCCCAGATGGGATCACAGACTCAAAGACCCTGAAAGCGTGGCATTCACAATTCTTGACGTTTTAGCAGACTTCGAATCAGAAGGAAAGCTGAAGAACCTGCCAAAATCCAAAAAATTTCCAGTAAAAACAATACTGGCAATACTCCTCTTTAAACAATACTACAACCTACCCCTCAGAGACGCCCAGCACTACGGCAGAAAATTCTTCGGAGCAAACATTCACTACTCAACCCTCCACAACTGGGAGAAAAAGCTGAACCTCGAAGAACTGACAAACCACCTCCTGAAAAAACTCCAGAAATTACCCTACGCCAGCACTCAAGCAGACTCAACCATTATCACAAATAAAAAAAGGGCAGGATAGAAGTTCAGGCAATAACGAGAATCCTGCCGGGTTTACTGTATCCGGTTGCTGTGAGGATCACAACTTCTGAGAACGAGCTGATTGAACTCCTGCCGGAGGGTTCTGGGAATTTTTATGCTGATGGGGCTTATGATTCAAAGAAAGTTCTGAACACTGTGGTGGAAAAGGGTTATCGGCCGATTGTTAAGAAAACTAAGAACCCTCCAGGTGGTTTTGGTAGTAAGAGGAGAGATAGAGTGTTTTCTGAAGAAGAGTACAGGCATAGGAATCCTCATGAGGGGTTCTGGGGTGCGTTTACAACGTGGTTTGGCAGTAGGATCCCCTGTTTTCTGAAAAAGACTACTGTAACCCGAATCCTGCTTGGGGTAATGTGTTATGGTCTGAAAATCCTCCTCAGAGTCAAATACTGTTTAAATAACAGGGGGTGAAACTAAACACGCCCTTAGAAAATGAATGACAAAAAAAGAAACTAACTGAAAAACCTGCGCAGTGCTGGGAACATCTCAGTGGCTTGTTCCCTTGCTATTTCTTCATAAAATCTGTATAAGATACCTACTGTAAGCAGTATTCCGGTTCCAGTTCCTAGCGCTCCAAGGAAGTCTGCTAATACCGCAACAACAGCCAAAGTGAATGCTCCCCAGAATGTAACGTAAGGTATATATCTCTGCAGGACCCTTTCCAAGATTCTTGGATCCCTTCTAAAGCCGGGTATTTGCAATCCCGCTCTTTGCAGTTGCCTTGCAATGCTCTTTGCATCAAGTCCAGTGAGCTCAACCCATAGGAATCCAA
Protein-coding regions in this window:
- the cmk gene encoding (d)CMP kinase codes for the protein MPKGCLVITVSGLAGSGTTTLCRNLAKHYGFKHVYAGLIFRQMAKEMGMSLQEFQKYAEMHPEIDREVDRRQVEAAKECNVVIEGRLAGWMVKNADLKIWLDAPIQVRAQRVAKREGISVEEAFMQIAEREMQNRKRYLNLYGIDINDLSVYDLVINTANWGPDGVFAIVKAAIDHLYPDGDTGK
- a CDS encoding 50S ribosomal protein L34e, translated to MKPMYRSRSWRRKYVRTPGGRTVIHFEKKKPKIAHCAMCGRPLNGIPRGRSSELRKLPKTKKRPERPMPHLCPSCMRRVMKAQVRAAL
- a CDS encoding DUF106 domain-containing protein encodes the protein MLEGIYLALDKVFGPLVTNAHPMWVVTISGIILGAFFTLVNHILIDQEKMKKLQKMSREFQKEWKEAQKAKDEKKLRKLQQKQLELLKLQNEVMKDSMFKPMLFTMPIFFIFFGWMRRWYVETAIVKSPFNFFLFDWFHRFYHSSLQANELGYIGWYILTSMIVGQVLRKLLDSY
- a CDS encoding adenylate kinase, encoding MPFVVVITGIPGVGKSTITKLALKRTRAKFRVVNFGDIMFEEAVKAKLVTHRDEMRRLSLKVQRELQLKAAQRILEISREEPVLLDTHATIKTPLGYMLGFPKEVIEVINPRFVVIIEATPSEILGRRLRDLKRDRDVETEEQIQRHQDLNRAAAISYAMHSNALIKIIENHEDKGLEEAVNELVKILDLAVEEDA